ACGCTGTAATTGCCACAGGAAGTAATAACACAGCGAGGTATCTAGAATATTACTTTAAAAGCAAACCAAATATTATTCGTAAAAATAGAACTTCGGTGGCGGTTCTTTCGGGGAAAGAAACAGATAAAGAATTACAACTTTTAGCCGAAGATATTTTTAGATATTTTGGTCTAGGTTGTCGCAATGTTACAAGGCTTTTCATTCCTCAAGATTTTAAATTAGAGCGTTTGTTTGAAAACTTTGTAGGGTTTCAGGATATTATCAATCATCACAAATACGCCAACAATTACGACTATAACCGAGCGGTTTATCTCCTAAATCAAGAAAATTTTTGGGATAATAATTTTGTGATGCTTAAAGAAGATACTCAACTTTTCAGTCCGCTTTCGGTAATTAACTTTAGCCGTTATGATAATCTTGCAGAGGTTGAGGCTTTCCTAAATGAAAACCACGAAAATATACAGTGCATTGTAAGTCATCTCTGTTTGAATAGAGGAGAAGTAGGCTTTGGTGAGGCTCAAACTCCTAGTTTGAATACTTATGCAGATGATATAGATACTATGGCTTTTCTAAGTGCCATAGACTAATGGGAATGAATTAAATTTGTTATATTTGTCAAAATTAAAAAACAATCTTATGGAATATTCTAATGATTTACTAGTGGCACAGGCTACAGATGTTGAAAAAGCAACATTCTACAAGAAAACTTATACTCACTTAGCATTAGCGGTATTGGCTTTTGTGGTGGTAGAGAGTCTTCTTATTAGTGTAGTCCCTGAAGAAACCATCATTTCTATGATTTCTCAGAAGTATATTTGGCTTTTGATATTAGGAGGCTTTTGGTTAGCTTCTATTTTGGCGAACAAATGGACGCTTTCGCAAGATAAGGGTACGTAGTATATGGGCTTAGGGGTCTATGTATTGCTAGAGGCAGTTATTTTCTTACCGATGATTTACATTGCAATGTTTTATAGCGACCCAACTCTAATACCGCAAGCGGCTATTATTACTTTAGCTTTGTTTGGTGGACTTACAGGAGTAGCGTTTACCAGCAAAAGAGATTTTTCGTTCCTAAGAAATATCATTGTAGTGGGTGGTTTTGTAGCTTTAGGACTTATTGTAGCTGGAGCTCTTTTCGGGTTTAACCTTGGGCTTTGGTTCTCTGTAGGTATGGTACTTTTGGCATCAGCAAGTATCTTATACGAAACACAAAAACTACAATTTACTTATACCAAAGAGCAGTATGTAGGAGCTTCTCTACAACTGTTTGCCTCTGTAATGCTTCTGTTCTGGTATGTATTAAGAATTTTAATGTCTAGAAGAGATTAAAAGTATTTTGCTTAAAAAAGATAAAAAATCCTGAACCAAACAGTTCAGGATTTTTTTTAGACTTCTTCAATTTTAACTTCTGACGAACTTGCCGATGCTTTCCAGCAGTTGTGGACGGTCGTCTAAGGCGATTTGGGCTACGGCGTAAAACTCCCGAACCCAATCAGAAAGGGTGGCAAAGGCTTTGTTTTTCTGTTGGGTGGCATCTTGGCTTTCGCCTTTTTCTTTTTCGTAAGCCGCACGGAGGGTTTCTACTTGTTGGATTTGTGCGATTTGAGCATCGACCACCGCTTTATTGATTTTGAATTTTTCTAACAGTGGTTGGGCTTCGCTGTGGCTTTGGGCTTGTTCGTAAAAGGTTTTGATTTCTTGCATTGCTTTGAGATAAGCGGCGGACAAACTGCCATCGAGGGCGAGGGTTTTCCAAAGTTCGTTTTTTTTCATTAGGGCGACTTTGGCTATTTTGCGGTGCTTGCTGTAGGTTTTCTTTAGAACATCAAAGGCGTCTGAAAACCGGGCATAGGCTTCTTTTTCTTCGGCGGTTTCTTGTTGGTTTTGGTTGTAGAGTTGCTGGGTTTGGTCGAATAGGGCTTTGCCTTCGGCGATTTTGGTATCATCGTAGCCATAGTCTGCCAGTTCGGTTTTTAAATCTTGTACCTCGTCTAAATTGGCGAATAATACGCGGTAGTTTTCGAGGTACTGGAGTTCGGAAATTCTTTTTGCTCTGTTCATAGTAGTAAGATTTAGTGATTAATATTTAGTTTATTAAATTATTTTTAATTTTTCGCTCAAAAACCACTCATTCTTCTATCGCCCCGAGCCGTTTTCGTATTTTTCACCAACAATTTAGGTCGCCCATTATCATTCTTCTATCGCCCCGCGTCATTCTTGTATCGCCCACCAACTTTTTGGGTCGCCCCACGCCGTTGGTCTATTGCCCCGAGCCTTTCTTGTTCTGCCCTTGCTTATTTTCGTATTGCCCACACCTATTTTTGAGTTGCCCTAAGTGGTTTTGATGGTTTGCGGGTTAAAGGTAATAATTTTTTTGGAAAGTTATAGCAATTAGTGTATTCTATATCTAGATTGAGTATCTGTTGGTTATTCTATTGAATTATTTTTTGATCTTTTAAAATGCTATAAGTTATTTTTTTTCTTATATCTGCCATTTTTATGTCATTCATATCCATATTCAATGCAAAAATCCAAATATTATTTTTTGTTTCTATATAACCTATATTCCAGCCTATATTGTTTCCCCAGCCTGTTTTTGAATGAATGATATAATGTTCTGTAGAGTCTGTAATCATTATTTTTTTTACGCTCTCTTGAATGTTTTTATCAAATGGTAATTTATTATTTATGAGTTTTTCAAGAAAAACAATTTGTTCATTTGCCGAAATAGCAAGAGTACCATCAAGCCAAAATTTGTCAATTTTACTCCCAATTTTCTTATTCCCATAGTTTGATTTTGTAAGCCATTTTTGCATTTCTTTTTGTCCCGTTCTACGAGCCAATTCTTGGTAAAACCATACACATGAAATAGGCAATGCGGATTTCATGGTTTGATCTTTATTCCAAGATTCATATCCTCGGTCTATTCCGTCCCATTGAATTGTGTCATTTACATCTGTAACAGACAATACCTGTAATGCAATCATAGAGTTTAGAATTTTAAAGGTGGAAGCAGGTGTATATTTTTTATCACTTCTCTCTTGATTGTAAATTAGAGTTTCATTTGAATTTAACTTTTTTAGTACAAATGTCCCGTTTACATTATTATCTTTAAAAAAAGACTTCCAATTATTTTTACTCTTATTGTGATGGCAACTAATGAATTCTATAAAAATCAAAATAACTGTGCCTACTATTTTTGTTTTCATATTAAAGTCTATTTTTGAGAATACCAAGGACTTGTTTTTCTCTTATTGAGAAAAGCAAATATACAACTTTTTTTGTAAGTAAGAGTATATTATTATTTACTTATTTTTGCTTCCTAAATTATTTGCGTGTCTTAATATGGATTTAAACCAACTTTTCACCAATCAAAGAACAGGTAACGACCCTAATACCAAAGTTTCTCGAAACGATTTCCAAAGGGATTATGATAGAATTATATTCTCTTCGGCTTTCAGAAGGTTGCAAAATAAAACGCAAGTGTTCCCATTGCCAGGGAGTGTTTTCGTGCATAATAGGCTTACGCATTCGTTGGAGGTTTCTTCTGTTGGGCGGAGTTTAGGAAGTCTAGCGGGAGCTTTCTTGGTGGAAACTTATAAGAACGATTTATCCGAAACAGCAAAACACTTCTATACTTATCAGCTAGGAGAGGTTATCGCAGCGGCTTGTCTTTGCCACGATATAGGTAACCCTGCTTTTGGACATTCGGGAGAAGATGCCATCGCAAGTTATTTCGCTAGAAATGAAAGTGAACTCAAACCTAAATTCGCACCGAATGAATGGGCAGATTTTATCAATTTTGAAGGAAATGCCAATGCGATAAGAGTGCTTACCAATAAGCAAGTAGGAAAGGAAAAAGGAGGCATTCAACTTACCCATACTACTTTAGCGAGTATCGCAAAGTATCCTTGTGAGGCGATAGCTAAAGATAAAAGTGTTCTGCACCGAAAGAAGTTTGGATTCTTCCAAAGCGAAAAAGAAACTTTTAAGCACATTGCCGAAAATACAGCGATGATACAGGAAACTCAAAATCCGTTAGGCTACAAAAGACACCCTTTTGTGTGGTTGGTAGAAGCGGCAGATGATATTTGCTACAATATCATAGATATGGAAGATGCCCATAGATTGGGGATTGTAAATACTTCGGATTGTAAAAATTTGTTTTATGATTTAATAAAATCCATAGAGATTGACACTAAAAAGATAGACCAAAAACTAAGTGTAATTACGGATAGTAACGAGCAAATTTCTTATTTAAGAGCTAAAGTCATCAACTCTTTAATTAACAAGTCTATTGAAATATTTAAAGATAATGCGGTAGATTTATTAGAAGGGAATTTTGCTAGTTCGTTGCTTGGCATTTACCAAAAAGAAAATGATGCCCTCCAAAAGATAGAGAAATTTTCCGTTGAAAAAATATATAATCATAAGGCGGTAGTAGAGATTGAAAACGCGGGTTATAATGTAATGTATGAGTTGCTAAATCACTTTATTCCTTCGGCGGTTCTAGCCCCTTCGGAGCGAAAAGGTTATGATAAAAAGGCTCTTCAGCTAATTCCTAATCAGTTTAGGGTAGAGGAGGGAAGTGTGTATCAAAAAGTATTGGGCGTACTAGATTTTGTAAGCGGTATGACGGATAACTACGCCACCGACCTTTACCGAAAAATTAAAGGGATTGATATTGGTATGACGATGTAGTACGGTAATAATCCTAAAACTTATTTTGTATCTTTGCTTGGCAAAATAATAAAAGTATGGTAGAAACATTTGAAGACGACGCAACTAAAGACCCTTATCATTCGTTTAGAGAGAAACTAAATGAAGCCCACGATTTTCCTTCGGATTATCTTTTTAAATTTATTTTCCCTAATGATAAGGCTAAACTTACAGAAATTTATCAGATTTTTGATAATACTCAAAACTCCATATCTACCAAGGAAAGCAAGAACGGTAAATATATCTCTGCCAGTATCCAAGCGTTTGTTCTAGATGCAAATCAGGTGATTAACCTTTATAAAGAAGTTCATAAGATAGAAGGCGTAATAATGCTATAAATCACGTTTAAAGTAAGAAAGGAATATTACTCCTTTCTTACTTTAAAATTTTTATGCCCTTCATAAGGTGCAAAATAACCTAGATTCCAATAAGATTGTAGTAGAGACTCTACAAATTCATCGTGTCTATTTCTGTATGGGTCGTAAGGTTCTTTTATATCTACATCAGCAATATTCCCCTTTACATTCCACCAGAAAGCACTCCAGCCTCCTCTTAATTCTTTTATAATATCGTACACGCTCTTGCCTGTGGCTCTGTACATTAGTTTGGCAAAAATACGACCTTCGGAGGTGGTTAAATCTCTTAGTTTTTTTTCGTAGGCTTGTGCAAGTTCTTCTTGTTTAGCTTTTATGTATTTTCTTTTTTCAGATTTATCATCAAGACGAGAGGTGTAGTTATTTATTTCGTTATATTGTTCTAAAGCAGTGATAAATAAAGGGTAAACTCGGTTCAATTTTTTACTTAAAAAGAAATAATAATTTTTATCTAACTGATTATTAAATCTAGGCTTGTTTGGAATAACTACTTCATCTAAAACGATTACTGTTTCGCCCTCAATTTCGTAGATTTTAGCTTGTTGTTTCGCATCGTAATAATAGTAATTTCCGTAGTCATCTTTCTTGAGTAATTCCTTTGGATATTGTGATAGCGCCTTTACAACAAGGGTATCCTTTTGTGCTTTAGACATAAAACCGATACACAAAAAAATAATCAGTAGATTTATTTTAAAATTCATTACTTTTACCTTCTCAAAATAAAAACTGTTTAATATCAAAAATTATTCCTTTTTATGAAATTTGAAAAGAAATCTTTAAAATTTTTAGAACAATACCTTAATACAGCTTCTCCTACTGGATATGAACACGCTGGACAGAAACTATGGATGGATTACATCAAGCCCTATGTAGATGAAGTAAGAACAGACCATTATGGGACAGCTTACGGAATCATCAATCCTGATGCATCGTTTAAAGTAGTTATAGAAGCTCACGCTGATGAAATTTCTTGGTATGTTAATTATATTACTGAAGATGGACTTATCTATGTAATTAGAAATGGTGGTTCAGACCAAAGTATTGCTCCATCTAAAGTAGTGAATATACACGGAGAAAAAGGCATTGTAAAAGGTGTTTTTGGGTGGCCCGCAATACATACTAGAGCTAAACAGGAAGAGCCTGTACCTAAAATAGAAAATATCTTTATAGATTGTGGAGCTAAGTCTAAAGAGGAGGTAGAAAAAATGGGCATCTATGTTGGTTGTATGATTACTTACCCTGATACCTTTTTTGAACTTAACGACCGCTATTTTGTCTGTCGTGCTTTGGATAATAGAATAGGCGGTTTTATGATAGCCGAAGTAGCTAGACTACTAAAAGAAAATAAAAATAAACTGCCATTTGGATTGTATATTACCAATTCTGTACAGGAGGAAGTTGGGCTTTACGGTGCCGAAATGATAGCCAATACCATTAAACCTAATATCGCTATCGTAACCGATGTTACCCACGATACTACGACGCCTTTTATTGATAAGAAAAAAGAAGGAGAGCAAAAATGTGGCGATGGACCAGTGGTTTTCTTCGCTCCTAGTGTACATCATAACATTAGAACTCTAATTACAGATACCGCTAAAGCTAAAAAAATTCCTTTCCAAAGAGCAGCTTCTAGCCGTGTTACAGGGACAGATACTGATGCTTTTGCTCATTCTAATGGTGGTGTACCGTCTGCACTTATTTCGCTTCCGTTAAGATATATGCATACTACGGTAGAGATGGTGGATAAAACTGATGTGCAAAATGTAATTAAACTCATTTATGAAACACTTCTTAAAATAACTCCTGAAATGGAACTGAAGTATCATAAGTAAATTTATTATTTATCATACATATGTAGTTTATCTGAAAAAATACCTAAATTATGAATAATTTACAGCTATTAGAAAAATCGTGTTCTGAAATAACGGAACAGATAAAAAAAATAGGACAGGATAGAAATAGTAATTATGTAATAGATGGTATTATAAATCCCAAAAAATATATTAGCGCAAAATATAGATTACTGTGGATTTTAAAAGAAGCTAACTCCGAAATGGACTCGTGGAGTTATATAAAAAAATTTAAAGATAAAGATTGGTTATATCTTTGTGGTAAAAGTATCCCTACACTAAGGAGAATCATTTATGCTAGCTATGGAATATTGAGAGCTTGTGAATGGGGAGATATACCAGATGCAGGTAATGAAAAGGCTTTTGAACCACTAGAAGAAATAGCTTTGATAAATATAAAAAAAATACCAGGGCATGGTACATCTACTAGTAGCGAAATACAACAAGCATACTATGACTATAGAAGTATTTTAAAACAACAAATAGATTTATATGACGCAGATATTGTGATATTTGGAAATACAATGAACTACTTTTATAAGGAGGATTTTGAAGGTTTAGTACAAGCAGAAAAACAAATTACAGACTATAGAACTCATTTTTATGATACAGGCAAAAAATTATATATACATGCTTGGCATCCAGCGGCAAGAGGCAGAGGATTTACTGACAAATCTTATGTGACAGATTTATTAGGAATTGTTAAAAACTGGAAAAAAGAATAACCAAAACCAATTATCTCATTCAAATTTGTAACAGATAATATAATAAAATAGGAGAGAATTATTGTTTCCTGTGAGGAAAGATATAAAAATAATATCTTAAATTTGCGACTATATGCATGAACAAGTAGTTTTAGTAAATCCTAAAGATGAGGTTTTAGGTGTGATGGAAAAACTCCAAGCGCATAGAGGTGGCTTTTTGCATCGTGCTTTTTCGGTTTTCTTATTCAATACCAAAGGAGAAATGCTGCTCCAGAGGAGGGCGGGGGTTAAGTATCATTCACCTAAACTTTGGACTAACGCGGTTTGTTCTCACCCAAGATTAGGAGAAAGTTACAAGGCTGGAGCTCAGAGAAGGCTCATTGAAGAGTTGGGTATTGATGCTGATATTTCCGAAAAATTCAGTTTCATTTATAAAGCCGAGGTTGGTGATAATCTTTGGGAACACGAGCTAGACTATGTGTTTACAGGGATTTACGAAGGTGATTTTAATCTTAATCCTGAAGAAGTTTCGGAGGTAAGATATATCTCTATGGAAACTTTAGACAAAGAGTTAGAGAATAATCCAAAACAATTTACAGAATGGTTTAAAATCATTCTCAAAGAGTATAAACAAAAAATGTTGAAATAATTTAATAATAAAAGTAATAATGAACAAAACAGCTTTATTTAACAAACATGTTTCGCTAGGCGCAAAAATGGTTCCTTTCGCTGGGTTTGAAATGCCTGTGCAATATTCTGGAGTAACAGAAGAACACTTTGCCGTAAGAGAAAAAGTAGGAATTTTTGATGTTTCTCATATGGGGCAATTCTTCATAGAAGGTGCTGGTGCTAAAGAACTTCTACAATATGTTACCTCTAATAATGTAGAGGTTTTAGAGAATGGCAAGGCACAATACTCTTGTCTTCCTAACGGAAAAGGTGGAATTGTAGACGACTTAATTGTTTACAAAATGGAAAACCAAAAGTATTTTGTAGTAGTAAATGCGTCTAACATAGATAAAGATTGGCAACATATCTCTAAATACAACGAGAAATTTGGAGCTAAAATGACTAATGCTTCAGATGAAATTTCTCTTATTGCAATACAAGGTCCTAAAGCATTAGATACTTTACAAAAACTAACAAATACTCAACTTGCGGATATTCCTTACTATCATTTTACCGTAGGAAGTGTAGATGGTGTGGCTGATGTTATTATTTCTAATACAGGCTATACCGGAAGTGGCGGCTTTGAAATTTATTTCAAAAATGAGTACGCTGAGCAAATTTGGGACGCTCTGACTAAGGCAGGAGAAGAGTTTGGACTTATTCCTTGTGGGTTGGCGGCTAGAGATACCCTTCGTTTAGAAAAAGGATTCTGTCTATATGGAAACGATATAGATGATACTACTTCTCCGTTAGAAGCAGGGCTAGGCTGGATTACCAAGCTAGATACAGAATTTGTAGATAGAGATTTTCTGGCTCAACAAAAAGAACAGGGGATTACGAGAAAATTAGTAGGTTTTGAAATGCAAGAAAAAGCCATTCCAAGACACGACTATCCTGTTGTAGATTCAGAAGGGAATATAATTGGTAAGGTAACATCGGGAACAATGAGTCCTATGAAAAAAATCGGTTTAGGATTGGCTTATGTTGACCAACCTCATTTTAAATTAGGTAGTGAGATTTTTATTCAGATTAGAAATAAAAATGTACCTGCAAAAGTGGTTAAAATACCTTTTGTTTAATGAGTTATTTACCCTAAATAAAAGCTTCGCCTCGAATAAAATTCGAGGCGAAGCTTTTTTATAATTAA
The genomic region above belongs to Riemerella anatipestifer and contains:
- a CDS encoding acyl-CoA reductase; its protein translation is MNISIKISGLAQLGLFINQFLEKTEECYSQEEALFSAKLSRAEIENPWFTQDSLRFALKQWADLLTEENLNNWVNSYPGTKGGKKVGLILAGNIPLVGFHDVITVVLSGHTPVIKMSSKDKQILPFLLEKWASLSEGIEYQLVEKLENYDAVIATGSNNTARYLEYYFKSKPNIIRKNRTSVAVLSGKETDKELQLLAEDIFRYFGLGCRNVTRLFIPQDFKLERLFENFVGFQDIINHHKYANNYDYNRAVYLLNQENFWDNNFVMLKEDTQLFSPLSVINFSRYDNLAEVEAFLNENHENIQCIVSHLCLNRGEVGFGEAQTPSLNTYADDIDTMAFLSAID
- the blaRAD gene encoding RAD family carbapenem-hydrolyzing class D beta-lactamase, which encodes MKTKIVGTVILIFIEFISCHHNKSKNNWKSFFKDNNVNGTFVLKKLNSNETLIYNQERSDKKYTPASTFKILNSMIALQVLSVTDVNDTIQWDGIDRGYESWNKDQTMKSALPISCVWFYQELARRTGQKEMQKWLTKSNYGNKKIGSKIDKFWLDGTLAISANEQIVFLEKLINNKLPFDKNIQESVKKIMITDSTEHYIIHSKTGWGNNIGWNIGYIETKNNIWIFALNMDMNDIKMADIRKKITYSILKDQKIIQ
- a CDS encoding deoxyguanosinetriphosphate triphosphohydrolase, with the translated sequence MDLNQLFTNQRTGNDPNTKVSRNDFQRDYDRIIFSSAFRRLQNKTQVFPLPGSVFVHNRLTHSLEVSSVGRSLGSLAGAFLVETYKNDLSETAKHFYTYQLGEVIAAACLCHDIGNPAFGHSGEDAIASYFARNESELKPKFAPNEWADFINFEGNANAIRVLTNKQVGKEKGGIQLTHTTLASIAKYPCEAIAKDKSVLHRKKFGFFQSEKETFKHIAENTAMIQETQNPLGYKRHPFVWLVEAADDICYNIIDMEDAHRLGIVNTSDCKNLFYDLIKSIEIDTKKIDQKLSVITDSNEQISYLRAKVINSLINKSIEIFKDNAVDLLEGNFASSLLGIYQKENDALQKIEKFSVEKIYNHKAVVEIENAGYNVMYELLNHFIPSAVLAPSERKGYDKKALQLIPNQFRVEEGSVYQKVLGVLDFVSGMTDNYATDLYRKIKGIDIGMTM
- a CDS encoding DUF493 domain-containing protein, whose protein sequence is MVETFEDDATKDPYHSFREKLNEAHDFPSDYLFKFIFPNDKAKLTEIYQIFDNTQNSISTKESKNGKYISASIQAFVLDANQVINLYKEVHKIEGVIML
- a CDS encoding DUF4294 domain-containing protein, translating into MNFKINLLIIFLCIGFMSKAQKDTLVVKALSQYPKELLKKDDYGNYYYYDAKQQAKIYEIEGETVIVLDEVVIPNKPRFNNQLDKNYYFFLSKKLNRVYPLFITALEQYNEINNYTSRLDDKSEKRKYIKAKQEELAQAYEKKLRDLTTSEGRIFAKLMYRATGKSVYDIIKELRGGWSAFWWNVKGNIADVDIKEPYDPYRNRHDEFVESLLQSYWNLGYFAPYEGHKNFKVRKE
- a CDS encoding M42 family metallopeptidase, whose translation is MKFEKKSLKFLEQYLNTASPTGYEHAGQKLWMDYIKPYVDEVRTDHYGTAYGIINPDASFKVVIEAHADEISWYVNYITEDGLIYVIRNGGSDQSIAPSKVVNIHGEKGIVKGVFGWPAIHTRAKQEEPVPKIENIFIDCGAKSKEEVEKMGIYVGCMITYPDTFFELNDRYFVCRALDNRIGGFMIAEVARLLKENKNKLPFGLYITNSVQEEVGLYGAEMIANTIKPNIAIVTDVTHDTTTPFIDKKKEGEQKCGDGPVVFFAPSVHHNIRTLITDTAKAKKIPFQRAASSRVTGTDTDAFAHSNGGVPSALISLPLRYMHTTVEMVDKTDVQNVIKLIYETLLKITPEMELKYHK
- the idi gene encoding isopentenyl-diphosphate Delta-isomerase, with protein sequence MHEQVVLVNPKDEVLGVMEKLQAHRGGFLHRAFSVFLFNTKGEMLLQRRAGVKYHSPKLWTNAVCSHPRLGESYKAGAQRRLIEELGIDADISEKFSFIYKAEVGDNLWEHELDYVFTGIYEGDFNLNPEEVSEVRYISMETLDKELENNPKQFTEWFKIILKEYKQKMLK
- the gcvT gene encoding glycine cleavage system aminomethyltransferase GcvT, which translates into the protein MNKTALFNKHVSLGAKMVPFAGFEMPVQYSGVTEEHFAVREKVGIFDVSHMGQFFIEGAGAKELLQYVTSNNVEVLENGKAQYSCLPNGKGGIVDDLIVYKMENQKYFVVVNASNIDKDWQHISKYNEKFGAKMTNASDEISLIAIQGPKALDTLQKLTNTQLADIPYYHFTVGSVDGVADVIISNTGYTGSGGFEIYFKNEYAEQIWDALTKAGEEFGLIPCGLAARDTLRLEKGFCLYGNDIDDTTSPLEAGLGWITKLDTEFVDRDFLAQQKEQGITRKLVGFEMQEKAIPRHDYPVVDSEGNIIGKVTSGTMSPMKKIGLGLAYVDQPHFKLGSEIFIQIRNKNVPAKVVKIPFV